TTTTGTAAATCTAGTACCAAAAGCATAAGAAAGTATTTATCACAACTGAGCTGTAAAAATACAATGGGGCATTCCGAGAATCCAACTTGGTACCATTTGCATCTTGTTTAATCAGTCGTTTGTTTTTCTAGCGGATCTGAAGGAAATAATACTCTTCGTATCTTGTTTAATCAGTTACTTTGATCATGTTAGTCACTCTCGAAAGTCATATCTCATGTCTTATATCTAGTCATTTGTTTTTCTCCTTGAATTACGTAAATTATTGAACTTAGGATTAGAAGTCCTGATATGCTTTCTACAATTTGTGATACTGAGATATGTGATGTTGTAGGTCTCCTGAATCCTCCTGAGATATAGAAAAAGGGGCATTCTGAGAAttgaactcgggacctctcgtATCctaagcgagaatcataccactagaccaaatgaCCTGTTGTTCAGCAAATAAGTTAAAGGCTAAAGTATCTTGaactttttattatagtttatgtTCAATTGTTCATCGTATAATATTGTTCCTAATAGTTAGTCTTTCATGTGAAATGTTAGATTTATTGTATGAGCGGGTATTTTTTCCACATTCATAGGAGACTCCCGTGCAACTTGCTGTGCATAATTACGATGGAAGAATAAGTAAGTTTACATTTGGATATTGGTAGTGCGTTCCGATCATCTAACGTTCAAAAATGTCAAAGGGGCATTCTTAACTCAGGACCTCTTACACCCATAGGGAGATCATTCCACTGACATAAATGGGTTCGTATGTTTGAAGAAGAGGAGGTTGACAACGATATCTTTCTGAAGCTTAGATCATTGTCCACTTAGTTGACTTTATAACATTTTGGTATTTAGGGAAAGGACATACTAGAATAACACTGACAGATCCTATCGGTGACATTAGATTGTTTTTTGTCATATGGATCAAATAAGGAGGAGAAAAGGAACGAGATTGAGGAAAGAATTAGAGGGGATAACCAAGGATTCTAGCTATAACTACAATCAATAGTAGCATTGTACGGTttaatttctttctttattaGTTTAGTGTAATGTATCAAGTCCCTAAGTatgagaaaaatatatacaccTCAAACATTCTCATTCCTCAACGCCCTCTTAATTACAATCCCAAAGCATTATAGGGGGTTTCTTTACTACTCCATATAGTGTAATGTAAACTCtatatactctctctgttttatattaaatgtcgttatagataaaattttcgttgcaaaataaatgGTAATTTAgcattttaatgtaaaatttattaactttatttttcattttatttttctattggttgaaatgtaCGAATAATggtgttttatataaaaaatatacaaaattaaattattttttaatctacTTACACAAATTTAAAATGACACTTCAAATGAAATAGGATGAATATTGGTTCTGTCACGGgagatttgtttttataatctCAATCAAATAAACTTGAGAGAATGTTGTTAAAAATCATGTTTCTCGAAAACTTACCTTTCATACTTAGAAAATTGATactatttcataattaattCCACACATAAAATGTTTGTTCTAAAGTTCATTATACACGTGTTAGTTGACTGGTCACTGATTCTTAGGCTTTTGAAATACTACGTTTTTAGCATATTCCCAATATGATTAATTaacaaatctgttttttttttcttttgtcaaacttTTAAGAGAATGTGAATGAATTTTATGccatttatcaaatttttaaaatgtaacttTAGTGTAATGCAggattttttttcatataaatagttTTGTGCCATTTTTGTTGGATGTTGTTTGATCAGTAATGAGAACATCTTAGTTGTCGAAAATAGATCTCCTCAGTTTTATCCAGTGGCGGAGGAAGAATTTTGTGTTACCAGGGTCAATTTGTTAATATCCATATTTTATAGGGGTCAATGTGATACATTTTCAGTATTTCATCTGACTTTAAAAGGAAAATACAAgtaaatttcatttttagaaAATCCATATGGGTCATGTGACTCCTTGATTGTGGGCTACCTCCACCACTGGTTTTATCAATATAAGGTTATTTCATCTTATAAGTTTTTAGACATTTTCAAGCAAAATTAAAGAGAAACACTTTGCAATATCATTGAAAAGTTTTTATCATAAACATAGTTCTCAAGGatcaaattatcaaaataaccaaaacatttttaattaaatagataaaatacattaatatccTATGATTAACTAATCTACACTTTTTGACAGTAACTAAtatagatttaaggtttagatttTGGGTTGAAATTTTGTGAGAGGAGTTGGGTTAAGATTTAATATCTAAGAtttaaattaagatttaaatttaaaataatagttaaaaaattagatttcaaaataaaatttcaaaagaacgaaaaacaatgaattttattttgaaatataattttagtattGAATAAGTGGTCTTAAGAttcaataattaaaatgtagtattggataaaatattaaaacgtagttgacaaaaaaaatacattgtCCAAAATGTAAAAAGGGATactcaaattttttatttcatgtattcTATTTATTGTTGTTTCATTTTCCATTTATATGGGTTTATATTTGTGTGTACAGTGGTGGACGGAGGTTAAGACCAGTGGGGGCATGTGCCCCGGTCTAATTTTGATTTTTCCTTCATTAATTaatactaaattatataatatttaataattttataactatacaCAATGAAAATTTTTGATGTGACCCCGTCTAAATATAGGGCTAGATCCGGCCATATGTGTGTATATGAGTTTATAATTCACAAGCCTATTCTTGAATTTGCTTATTCACAAGcctattatattttcattttacatagtatattttaatattacaaaatatgaaatactgtttttaaattttaatttatatctaaaattttagaaatatatattataatttgtttagGTCTTTTCTAGTGACTAGtgcaaattttaatttatatctaaaatattagaaatatatatattataattgttaTAGGTCTTTTCTAGTGATTATTGTTGaggatttagtatttagagaTTGTGCATATGTGGGTGGGGTGTATAAATGGAATGACAGCTTGAACCATGTTCAATTTGGCAAACCATTTTACATCATATATAAAATGCAATGTTTGCactattatagttttattaaatagaatagactaaacaatgtttttttatattacaaaatGAAACAAGAATTGTGATGTCAATAGAGCTTATAATGAATATGTTTGTGGTAAATAAGTGGGAATTGGTTATTCTGCCATCTACAGAGAACACATCCAAAAGAATTTAAGTAAAAATTGTAATCCAGACATTATTTAATGTCTTACGTATGCAAAGAACTCACAAATATACATTGAAGTATACCATACTAATTTCATTTGTATAAATTTAGTTACTTGATTGTATATATCTACTTGTATGTAACTCCTGTCCACGGCTACAACTAAAGACACCATTTACTCTCTCCATTTTAACTGATTACTTGCAAAAGGTAAGGGTATAATCAGTTTAATAGGAGagtaaatttaaaaacttaattatatcaaaatcaTTGTTATATTCTTAACTTTCCTTCCAAATTTGATTGTTTTTCTTGGTTGCAGTATTGCCATCCAATCCAACCCTATCTGTTAATGCTCGCATGAATAAGccaaattttattggtttagttGCAATATTGTCAAACTATACTTTAAGTTTggttaattatgatattataatatatgaaaatattataaagatgAATTTTACTGTCAACAGCATATACATCCTATGAGAATTTTCATTTGACTATACCATCTTTAGTCATTCTATAAGATCTACGCCAGCCGATACTCTTTACTCCATACTGAAACATCTTGTAACCATTTATTATACaatatgcataatttatattctttaaGATTTGAATTTCAAACTTTCGGTCTAGAACATTAATGAATTATTAGTCAAAATTTATGGGTTAAAAGGAATTTCACTTGCCATACTGTTTAGATATATAGTGAGATGAGTTATAAGTTTAACTATTAATCTAAATctataaaactataatatacaGAAACAGACTCGGTCTTTTGAGACAGATATTTATTTCTAACTTTAAGGgggtttctatatatatatctgtacatgtgtaattaaaaaaatatataattatatcaaTACTAATTTGTtttgaataattaaaatttaagatattaacagtcacaaaaaaaaatcattttagatTTACTTCATGGTTggcaaatatttatttgatgATTTATTTTGTATGGATTTACGAAAAGATCAGGGCCAGCCAAAGAAACTGAACCAATCTATTGAAATTTTCCTGTAATAACAAGTAAAAATAGTGTCCAAAATCGAGATATGAGTAAACATGCAAAGTTATGGATAGAGCAACTGATgataataaacaaagataagGATAAACATGATAAATTGAAAGTGGGGGAGTTTGCATGTGATAGGAAATTAGGGTATTGAAGAGAACGCATGTTGGTGTATATATTTACTAATGTGAGCATTCAGTGAGACTACATAAAATGAGCGCAATTTTAGCTTACAAGTTACAACCTCTTTTCTTTAACCCATATCTCGTGCTGCCTCTCCGTGTACTGTTAATTAAATGCATCGCTCGTAACATATAATATAACGATATGCTATAGAAATGTGTACATAACTAAAGAagaacactacaagaaaacacgcagattctgagggaaataccgagggaaaatgagttcTTCGGAAATTTCGGACAGaatatcgaggaaataccgaggaaaccaagaaatggggtttcctcgaaatttcctcactattttttgaggaaatttcgaggaacaccAACTTCCTCTGTAATTTTCGAGGGGataccgaggaaaccagggTCGTCGGAAAAAATCGacggatatttctaatatttcgacgacatcttgtagccgttagagagccgttgggagagCCGTTGGGGGATTTAAacaatttcgaggaaatttcgaggaaatgtctgtttccctcgaaatttcctcgatatttcctcagtatgccgggaggatttcttctataaatacagccacccctcttcctcttcattcactccatttcttttcttcttctctcctagtctcacgaatttgattccaaaaaaatatgtcttcttcaaattattttcgttcttggatggatcgacctcatttggatccggacacgagattgcttacggaagaatacaatcaaggtataatcgagttcatgagggtagctcgcaaacaaccggaagcagaaacaggtaagttaagatgtccttgctctaattgtaaaaatagaaaagttattaaagagtgggatgtttggactcatctattattgagtgggtttacacgaagttacaaaatttggtatcatcatggggaaactgattatgaacttggtagtactagcgaacctcagccggcggttagattagaagaaccaattagggcggatgtagattatggtgtaggtactgagcagatgataaatgatcattttagaagggaagatttacccaatgcagaagctaggagattttatgaaatgttggatgctggaaagcaaccattgtacgaaggttgcagagatggtcattcagctttatcatctgctatgagactgatgggcattaaaacagattataacttggctgaagactgtgtggatgcgatagctaattttgttaaaggtattctacctgaggataatgtagctccaggttcatactacgaggttcaaaaactcgtagctggggttggtttatcttatcaggtaatagatgtatgcagcgataactgcatgatttattggagggcggatgatcagcggactacatgcaaattttgtgggaagcctcgttataaagatactagtggaagagttccagtgccatataaaaggatgtggtatttgcctttgacggaaaggttgcagaggttgtatctttcagaacgcacagcgcaacgaatgagatggcatgcggagcactcaacagatggtgagattagacatccttcagatgcaaaagcgtggaaacatttccaatcaaagtatcccgactttgcgtatgagagaagaaatgtctaccttggattatgtactgatggtttcagcccgtatgggaagagtggaagacaatattctctatggccagtcattgttacaccatacaacttatACNNNNNNNNNNNNNNNNNNNNNNNNNNNNNNNNNNNNNNNNNNNNNNNNNNNNNNNNNNNNNNNNNNNNNNNNNNNNNNNNNNNNNNNNNNNNNNNNNNNNTTTTCTTTGTCctttgttattttcaatactCTCGAAACACCATTGCGTGACTTGTTTGGTATTCATATCTTAACTTTCCCACAAAGTCAAAGGTTTGATAGTCTTAGAATTGAGAAATGACAATcatttgagagatttgtgatacCTTAGCCAATAATGttcatttaaaatttctataaattatatgtaGGTGTTTCCTCTTAAAGGGGAACTTTTAAAGCCTCAAGAGGAAATGGAAAGACATATAACAGATTTGATCAAACAGGTAAGAACGTAATCTTGTGTGTGTGTTCAGTTTTGTTATTTCTTTCATctgtctccttcttcttcgccATATATTCTGACTTTATTTGGATTTTCTCAGAGCCTAGAAGATGTAACTGGAGGagaatttaaaatgtttatggaTTTCCTGACAAGTTTGAGTATATTTGGAGGGAAAGCTCCTCAAGAAAGAATGCAAGAACTTGTGGAAATTATCGAAGGGCAGGCCGATTTGGACGCACAGTTTGATGTAAGTTTGATGTATTGCATGATAGAAATTTATTTAAGCTTGTTATGTCACTTCATCCTGAAGATGAAGTTAAATTTCTTGTTTCATAAAATGATAGTCCTTGTGCTGTGGTATTACTGATTGCCAATATTTTTTTACCAGGTTTTAGATACAGACCATATTGACAGGTTGATCTCATGTCTCCAATTGGCTCTTCCCTTTTTTGCGGTATGGATTCTGAATTGGTGCTTTTAGTAGCTTGGTGATTCCATACTAAGAACTTTGCTGGTTGATTTACTAATTTAGTCTTTCTTTTGTTCAGAGAGGTGCTCCAACCAGCAGGTTTCTCAACTATTTGAACAAACATATCATACCTGTTTTTGACAAGGTATCCTAGAATTTATATACTATTTGTCGTTTGATGTATTTGTTTTAGCCCATGATCCATGTGTGCTTCTTTTAGTCATTTGCTATCAACTCACTTAGACAAAAATAAGAATAGTTTATGACACTAAGGGTATGAagtaaaatcttattttttgtACATTTTTGTTGCGCATCCTTATGAGTAGGTATGCTGCTTGTTTTTCCGTTGCTTTCTTGCATGCAAATATCCTTAGCGCTCTTTAAAAGGAGATTTCTTTGGCCAGCACAATGTATGaccaactcttttttttttataactagcTCCCAGAAGAGAGGAAGCTTGATTTGCTCAAAGCTCTTGCTGACATTTCCCCATACACAACTGCTCAGGAGGCAAGACAGATGCTTCCTTCAATTGTTCAGCTTCTAAAGGTACCAATTTAAGTGACATTATTCATCTGCCCCCAAATTTCAGTGTCCTGATTCCTTATTTTTGATCGTGTATTGACATGCTCTACTTATATTTATAGTGTCTTTCTTTTATGCCTTATTACGATCTCATAGTTTTTAATGTAAAAGCATTGCATGCAGTAGTGAAATCGTCTTATAAATATTGTTACACTCGTTGTTTACAGAAATACATGCCCGCCAGGAAGACTGGAGAGGAAATGAATTTCACGTACGTGGAATGTTTGTTGTACGCGTTCCATCACCTGGCCCACAAGGTTGCTAACAATCGTATTTGTGTGACTAGTCCcgttctcttttcttcttcctaGTTTTACTTATTTGAATACGCCGAGATATACAGGTTCCAAATGCAACAAACAGCTTGTGTGGGTATAAGATTGTGACCGGCCAGCCATCAGACAGACTGGGGGAGGACTTCTCGGAGTTGAACAAGGACTTCACTGAGAGGTATGACATCTAGATTTGTTCGACTTGAAAGTAATCTAAGCCTGACGGTTTAGAGTAAACAAATATTGCAGAGAATATGAACAgctattagtattatttttatgatatcaAGGTATTGTCCTCTGTTGCAGATTGACAACCGTTGAAGATCTGACCAAGACAACGATGAAGAAATTAACTCAGGGAATGACGGAGCACAACAAAGCCATGTCGGCTGCTAAGACAGATGAAGAGAAGGCAAGCGTTGTGAGTACATTAACCTGTAACTTCTTTCTTTGATCCTGGTTGTGGTTGCTTTTTTGCCTTTTGGGTTTAATGTATTGCACCTTTGTGATGTTTTTTCTTCAGAAAACAAAGAAGCAGAATACGACAACTGGACTTAGGACCTGTAATAACATATTGGCAATGACAAAGGTAAACATCCCAACGTCTTAGTCTTTTCTTTATTGGTGGAAGCATATAGCTCTGACTGATATAAACTAAGCGTTGGGGAAAATTTGATATGAAACAGCCACTGCATGCAAAAGTGCCTTCATTTATCGGAGATACTAATATCAACCTTTCTTGGAAAGAAGCCACAAAGCCGTTACcctctgcaacaacaacaatcgGGTTTGTTGCAAAGCTGACTCAAATCCGCAATCTTTCTAtctttttgtaatttgtatTGACTTTACTGTAATATTATGCCAGAGGAAAACGACCTGCTAATAGCAACACTGGAAGTGTTAACAATGTCTCTGCAAAGAGGGGACG
This genomic stretch from Raphanus sativus cultivar WK10039 chromosome 3, ASM80110v3, whole genome shotgun sequence harbors:
- the LOC130509120 gene encoding apoptosis inhibitor 5-like protein API5, yielding MERHITDLIKQSLEDVTGGEFKMFMDFLTSLSIFGGKAPQERMQELVEIIEGQADLDAQFDVLDTDHIDRLISCLQLALPFFARGAPTSRFLNYLNKHIIPVFDKLPEERKLDLLKALADISPYTTAQEARQMLPSIVQLLKKYMPARKTGEEMNFTYVECLLYAFHHLAHKVPNATNSLCGYKIVTGQPSDRLGEDFSELNKDFTERLTTVEDLTKTTMKKLTQGMTEHNKAMSAAKTDEEKASVKTKKQNTTTGLRTCNNILAMTKPLHAKVPSFIGDTNINLSWKEATKPLPSATTTIGGKRPANSNTGSVNNVSAKRGRGSGGMSNQLVNKAFQGISSHGGGRGGNRRRGGGRGRGQGRGHW